Genomic DNA from Chloroflexota bacterium:
GCGCCGCGATAGACGAATGACGCGCCATTGACCGCGACCGTTTTGCAAATATCGAGTGGACGTTCGAGGTTGCCGAAACGCGTAGATGATGTCGTCGCGCCGTGTGGCGTCGTGACCGAATGTTGTCCGCCCGTCATGCCGAAAATTAGATTGTTGAACACGAGCACCGTGATTCCAATGTTGCGGCGCGCCGCGTTGAGCAAATGATGTCCGCCGATACCGATTCCGCCATCGCCCATCAACACGATGACGCGTAAATCGGGATTGACCAGTTTGATGCCAGTCGCGTAGGTCACTGCGCGACCATGCAAACCGTGAAACGCGTTTACATCGAAATACTGATCGCTCATGCCAACGCAACCGATGTCGGTGACGAGTACGACCTTGTGCGGATCGAGTTGTAGTTTGACTAGTGCGGTGTTGAGATGCTCGAGCGTCAATGTGTGACCACAACCCGGGCAAAACGGATACGGTCGGTCGGGGAAACGATAGGTGCTGATTCCTGGGATCATCGAATCCTCACTCATTCGCGAATCAATGCTGTAATTTCTTCCGGCTCGATCAATTCACCGTCCACGCGATTCACACCGATGACATCGGGACGTGGATCGAGCGCATACGCGACGCGTTCGATTTCGAGACGATACTGTCCAAAATTCAACTCGGGGACAATGACGCGTGAGACGCCGCGCATCGCATCGCAGAGTGATTTTTCCGGCGTGAGCCAGAGCGATTGAATGGTGAGCGTCGAGACGCGTTTGCCGGTAGAGCGCGCGTCGCGCGCGGCTTGCCACATCGAACGTGCGGTGATGCCGTAACTGACGATCAATGTGGTCGCGCCATCCTGCATGTCGCGCGTGACGAATTCGAGTTCGTCGCGGTGCGTTACGATTTTTTGGTATAGATGTCGGCTTGTCCGATTCACATTCGACGGTTTCTTGGTCAGCATCCCGGTTTCATCGTGCATCGAAGTGGTAAAGCGTGTGAGGTGTGCGCCGCCAATCGGGGAGAATGCCGGTATGTCTGCGAGTTTCCTGGTATAGTACGACACGAACTCGCCGTGGTTCGGCGCGAGGGCGCGCTCGACGCGCGCGATATGTTCGAAGGTGTTAGTGTCAACGCTCTGTTGCGCGCTCATCATTTCCTTGTCCGTCGCGATAAATACCGGTGTGCGGAATTTTTCCGCGAGATTGAACGCGTGCTGGGTCAGCGAGTAGCATTCGGCGATGCTACTGGGACACAGCGCGATGATCGGGAAGCCGCCACTCGTACACCACCTT
This window encodes:
- a CDS encoding pyruvate flavodoxin/ferredoxin oxidoreductase; the protein is MRELLDGAEAITRGARAAGCNFFAGYPITPATPLLLRMLRDLPNLGGIGIQGEDEIASIGMCIGAAMTGAKAMTATSGPGISLYSENIGMAIMGEVPLVIVAVQRLGPATGGATTVAQGDVQFLRWCTSGGFPIIALCPSSIAECYSLTQHAFNLAEKFRTPVFIATDKEMMSAQQSVDTNTFEHIARVERALAPNHGEFVSYYTRKLADIPAFSPIGGAHLTRFTTSMHDETGMLTKKPSNVNRTSRHLYQKIVTHRDELEFVTRDMQDGATTLIVSYGITARSMWQAARDARSTGKRVSTLTIQSLWLTPEKSLCDAMRGVSRVIVPELNFGQYRLEIERVAYALDPRPDVIGVNRVDGELIEPEEITALIRE